The region TGTACAATAAAAGTTAGTTAAAAGAGACCTCATGAATACCTAGTACGATGCTTATTATTCTGCCATCTCTTTTCCTCCTTTATACTAATATATGCGATGACACATAAATTTAACCCTCCCTTTCTTCATGCTACTCAACCTCCATCCTAAAAATCATCCAGATGACAAACATCAAATCTAATTCTGAATCCTCACCTCTTTTAATCTCATATTGTTGTTCATTACGCCAAAAATTATAACGATACTGCACTTCAAATAAACACGCTCCTGACAAATTTTAAATTTGCCGAGGTTCCTTACTTTCACTCGTTGCAATCACCTCTAAATTTGGTGAATAAAACACATAATTCTCCTCATCTTCTAACACATAACCTGACACTAAACCCGCTTCATTAAGCCCCTGAAATAACAGCTGATTCTGAACACTCTCAAAATAACTCACCAATTCATGATTCACGGTACACATACACATTCGCCTCGAAAAAAGATGACATTTCAAGTCGTGCATATCCCACTTTCTTATCTTCAATATAAATCGCTCGGTACTCATCCATCGCTAATTGACTGCCTTTTAAAACAATCTCCTCCCGCTCTTGAAGACATGCTCTCATTTCTTTGGCACTTAGGGTACTTCCTCTATCGAGCAACAATTCAAACTCACACATAACCATCCCAACACACGTCACAACTATCAAAATCAAAAGTCCTACAATTAAGATAAAGCGACCTATTTCAGAAAAACCCTCCCACCTCACTTCAATCACTCCAATATCTTAAAATTCAGTTCTCTAAATTTTATTGTTTTTTTGACATAAATATGAATTTTCATGAAAAACGATCCCTTTTTAACCAAAAAAAGAGCGAAAATTCGCTCTTCTATCGTTTACGTTTAATTAATCTTTCCACAAAGATGGCCATTGCCCCATCTCCAGTGACATTAGTAGCCGTTCCGAAACTATCTTGTGCCGCATGCAAAGCAATCATCAATGGCTTCTCAAAACTTCCAAATCCAAGCATGGATTCGAGTAACCCAAGAGCCGCCATCACACCACCTCCTGGAACACCAGGTGCCGCAATCATCATAATCCCTAACATTAAAATAAACGGAATATACATCGCTAGTGTTGGGGATTGTCCATTTAATAACAAAATGGCCATCGAGGTTAACACTAATGTCATGGTATCACCCGCAATATGAATGGTTGCAGACAATGGAATCACAAATTCACAAACTTCTTCATCCACATCATTCGATTTTGCACATTCGAGCGTAATCGGAATCGTTGCAGCCGATGACTGCGTTCCAACAGCTGTTAAATAAGCGGGGAACATATTTTTTAATAATCGAAATGGATTTTTACGTTTAATTCCCCCAGCTACCGTATATAAAATGATTAGATATAAAACCTGCAATCCAAATAAGACAAGATAAACCATTAAAAAAGATTTAATCGTTGTGAAAATGGTTCCACTATAACTGAGTTCTGCAAAAACCGAACCAATATAGATGGGAACAATCGGAACAATCACTTTTGAAATCACAGACATCATAATCTCACTAAAATCCTGACAGACTTTAAATAAAGAACTTTCTTTACGAGTTGAAAGCCCAATTCCAAGTAAAAATGCTAAAACTAGTGCGCTCATCACTCCCATAATCGCTGGCATTTCAATCGTAAAAATCGGGGTAATCGTGATGCCATCTTCCGTAAATAAGCTAATGCCTCCTATTAAAGAAGGTAATAATAATTTTCCAATTACGAAAGCCAAAAATCCTGCACTAATCGTTGAAACATAGGCCAGTACCGTTGTTAGAAATAAACTTCTTCCTGATTGATTTCCAAGCGATGCAATCCCAGGAACAATCAGTCCAATAATAATTAATGGAATCACAAACGAAATAAACGCTCCAAATAGACTTCGGAAAGTCGCCATGATGGCAATCGGTAAACTCAACTCGGTGGTGCGACACATCACCCCCAAACTGATTCCGATGATTAACCAAATTAAAATACGTAAAATTAATGGCATCTTTTTCATGCTTCTTCCCTCACTTCTTTTGAAATATTGTTACTATTATCTCAAAATTTACAATTTTTTCAACATTTTATTACCAAAAATAACATATTTTTTTAAATTTAAAAGGAATCTCTAATTCTGAGATTCCTTCTTTTTTTTATCAAATTGGGTTATGACCTCACTTTAACGTGAAGATCATGTATCTCCTCTTGTTTAAGATAAGCTAAATAACGTTTGGTTTCAGCTACCACAACCCCACTTAAAGCGATTAACGCAATTAAATTCGGTAAAGCCATTAATCCATTCACAATATCAGCTATTAACCAAACTGCATCTAATTGTAAGAAAGCTCCAAGTCCAATCATGATGATGAAAAGAATACGATATAGCGTAATACTTTTCACACCGAATAAAAATTCACAGCAACGCTCGCCATAATAGTTCCATCCTAAAATCGTGGTAAAAGCAAACAGCGATAAACACACCATTAAAAGTAAAGAACCTAAAGGCATCCCCCAGACAGTCGGTAACACAGAATTAAATGCAGCTTCTGTTAAAGCACCACCCGAAATCCCTTCAACCGTAAAGACACCTGTTACGATTAAACTTAAACCCGTTAATGTACAAATAATGAGACTATCGATAAAAGTTCCCGTCATCGAAATTAACCCTTGTTCAGCTGGCCAATGAGTTTTAGCAGCTGCTGCTGCAATCGGTGCACTTCCAAGACCTGACTCATTTGAAAATACGCCACGCGCGACCCCATTTCGAATAGCCATTGCTATCGTTGCTCCTGAAAAACCGCCCATTGCGGCTGATGGTGTGAAAGCACCACCAAAAATCATTTGAAAAGCTGGCAGAATGAACTGAT is a window of Turicibacter sanguinis DNA encoding:
- a CDS encoding alanine/glycine:cation symporter family protein — translated: MNFVQLLDQMNRFVWGPPLLTLLVGTGVLLTVRLRLIQLFKLPQAVKLIFKADNKGEGDISSFGALCTALAATVGTGNIIGVATAISAGGPGALFWMWLAAFFGMATKYAEGVLAIKYREVDENGNVAGGPMYYIVNGMGKKFKPLAIFFAFSGILVALLGIGTFTQVNAISSSIQRTLNVPAKITGLLLAVLVGIITFGGITAISKVAEKVVPVMAGAYIIICLIILIVNYQFILPAFQMIFGGAFTPSAAMGGFSGATIAMAIRNGVARGVFSNESGLGSAPIAAAAAKTHWPAEQGLISMTGTFIDSLIICTLTGLSLIVTGVFTVEGISGGALTEAAFNSVLPTVWGMPLGSLLLMVCLSLFAFTTILGWNYYGERCCEFLFGVKSITLYRILFIIMIGLGAFLQLDAVWLIADIVNGLMALPNLIALIALSGVVVAETKRYLAYLKQEEIHDLHVKVRS
- a CDS encoding dicarboxylate/amino acid:cation symporter; protein product: MKKMPLILRILIWLIIGISLGVMCRTTELSLPIAIMATFRSLFGAFISFVIPLIIIGLIVPGIASLGNQSGRSLFLTTVLAYVSTISAGFLAFVIGKLLLPSLIGGISLFTEDGITITPIFTIEMPAIMGVMSALVLAFLLGIGLSTRKESSLFKVCQDFSEIMMSVISKVIVPIVPIYIGSVFAELSYSGTIFTTIKSFLMVYLVLFGLQVLYLIILYTVAGGIKRKNPFRLLKNMFPAYLTAVGTQSSAATIPITLECAKSNDVDEEVCEFVIPLSATIHIAGDTMTLVLTSMAILLLNGQSPTLAMYIPFILMLGIMMIAAPGVPGGGVMAALGLLESMLGFGSFEKPLMIALHAAQDSFGTATNVTGDGAMAIFVERLIKRKR